In Azotosporobacter soli, one DNA window encodes the following:
- the mmsB gene encoding multiple monosaccharide ABC transporter permease, which yields MSNTAENTATLHNVPAQPKKAAMSNLKQYGMMIALFLIYVIFTVLSDGKNAAAMNINNLVMQNSYIVILSIGMLLCCLTANVDLSVGSVVAFCGAAAAIMVVDYHISIPVTFAVVLVMGVLIGMWQGFFIAVLKVPPFIVTLANMLLFRGFTMVILNGQTKGPLPQEFTQFGAGYLPQVFMQVGGTRVELLALVAGIVVSVVLVLLEIRSRRNKIKHHFAVLPIWQPIVKLTVIIGILNFITYKLAVYMGLPFVLLLMLVLILVYSFITDKTVAGRQVYAVGGNVNAARLSGINTDKVMFWVYTNMGLLAGLAGIVLAARNASATPKAGDSFELDAIAACYIGGAAVQGGIGTISGAVIGALIMGILNNGMSLIGWSIDIQRVVKGLVLLAAVTVDLYNKRKNA from the coding sequence ATGAGCAATACGGCAGAAAATACCGCGACTTTGCACAATGTTCCGGCTCAGCCCAAGAAAGCGGCGATGAGCAATTTAAAGCAATATGGCATGATGATCGCCTTGTTTTTGATTTATGTGATATTCACCGTTTTATCGGACGGGAAAAATGCGGCGGCGATGAACATCAATAATCTGGTGATGCAAAACAGTTATATTGTCATTCTTTCGATCGGCATGCTATTATGTTGCTTGACTGCGAATGTCGATCTCTCGGTCGGCTCGGTCGTGGCCTTCTGCGGTGCGGCCGCGGCGATTATGGTCGTCGATTATCATATCTCGATACCGGTCACGTTTGCAGTCGTACTGGTCATGGGCGTGCTGATCGGCATGTGGCAAGGCTTTTTCATTGCAGTCTTGAAGGTTCCGCCTTTCATCGTTACACTGGCGAACATGTTATTGTTCCGCGGTTTTACGATGGTCATCCTGAATGGGCAGACCAAAGGCCCGTTGCCGCAGGAGTTCACGCAGTTCGGCGCGGGTTATCTGCCGCAAGTGTTTATGCAAGTGGGCGGTACAAGAGTCGAATTGCTGGCGCTGGTTGCCGGGATCGTGGTGTCTGTTGTACTGGTGTTGCTGGAAATCCGTTCGCGGCGGAATAAGATCAAGCATCATTTTGCGGTCTTGCCGATTTGGCAACCGATCGTTAAACTGACTGTCATTATCGGGATCTTGAATTTTATTACCTACAAGTTGGCCGTTTATATGGGCTTGCCGTTTGTTCTCTTATTGATGTTAGTGCTGATTCTGGTGTATTCTTTTATTACCGACAAGACGGTGGCCGGACGGCAGGTTTATGCGGTTGGCGGCAATGTGAATGCGGCGCGGTTGTCGGGCATCAATACGGACAAAGTCATGTTTTGGGTGTATACGAACATGGGGCTGCTGGCAGGTTTGGCGGGGATTGTCCTTGCGGCGCGCAATGCGTCGGCTACGCCGAAAGCGGGCGACAGTTTCGAGCTTGACGCGATCGCGGCCTGTTATATCGGCGGCGCGGCGGTGCAAGGCGGCATCGGAACGATTTCCGGCGCGGTCATCGGCGCTTTGATCATGGGCATATTGAACAACGGCATGTCGCTGATCGGCTGGTCGATTGATATCCAACGCGTAGTCAAAGGACTTGTTTTGCTGGCGGCAGTCACCGTCGACTTATATAATAAGCGTAAGAATGCATAG
- the mmsA gene encoding multiple monosaccharide ABC transporter ATP-binding protein: MADIILEMKHITKEFSGVKALDDVNLSIKKGEIHALCGENGAGKSTLMNVLSGVYPHGSYSGDILYKGEVCKFNTIRSSEKKGIVIIHQELALIPYLSIAENVFLGNEVKSMPGVIDWDETDRRAREVLRKIGMDNEDLSQMVNTLGVGKQQLIEIAKALAKKVELLILDEPTAALNDEESNILLEIMLALKQQGITCIMISHKLNEVSRVADAITVIRDGRTIETIEKSEEEIEEDRIIKGMVGRELTNRYPERDSKIGDVVFEVKDWNVYSPDDLTRKVLQDISLYVRSGEVVGLAGLMGAGRTELAMSLFGKAYGENISGSIIKNGQPIQLNSIKQAINHKIAYVSENRKKYGLVLPNDLKWNMTLASLESRFSKRNVIDENEEIHAAEEYQKKINIKANSIEQAVGSLSGGNQQKVVLAKWMLSNPDVLMLDEPTRGIDVGAKYEIYKVINSLADEGKAIIVISSEMPELLGICDRIYVINEGEIVGELEKAEFSQERIMKNIMTHIGREKMAQ; this comes from the coding sequence ATGGCGGACATTATCTTGGAGATGAAGCATATCACCAAGGAGTTTTCCGGCGTTAAAGCGTTGGATGACGTCAATCTTAGTATTAAGAAAGGCGAAATCCATGCACTGTGCGGCGAAAACGGCGCGGGAAAGTCGACGTTGATGAATGTTCTTTCGGGCGTCTATCCACATGGATCGTATAGCGGCGATATTCTTTACAAGGGCGAGGTATGCAAATTCAATACGATTCGCAGCAGCGAAAAAAAGGGCATTGTTATTATCCATCAGGAGCTTGCGTTGATTCCGTATCTTTCGATTGCGGAAAATGTTTTTCTCGGCAATGAAGTGAAGTCGATGCCGGGCGTAATTGACTGGGATGAGACGGATCGGCGTGCGCGGGAAGTCTTGCGCAAGATCGGCATGGATAATGAAGATTTAAGCCAGATGGTCAACACGTTAGGCGTGGGGAAACAGCAACTCATTGAAATTGCGAAGGCTTTGGCTAAAAAAGTGGAACTTTTGATTTTGGATGAACCGACAGCGGCATTGAATGATGAAGAAAGCAATATTCTGCTGGAAATCATGCTGGCGCTAAAACAGCAAGGCATTACATGCATCATGATTTCACATAAATTGAATGAAGTGAGTCGGGTTGCCGATGCGATCACAGTCATTCGTGACGGGCGTACGATTGAAACGATCGAGAAGAGCGAGGAAGAGATTGAAGAAGATCGGATTATCAAAGGCATGGTTGGCCGGGAATTAACCAACCGCTATCCGGAGCGTGACAGTAAAATCGGCGACGTTGTGTTTGAAGTGAAGGATTGGAACGTGTACAGCCCGGATGATTTGACGCGCAAAGTGTTGCAGGATATTTCACTGTATGTGCGCAGCGGCGAAGTGGTAGGCTTGGCCGGATTGATGGGCGCGGGACGGACGGAACTGGCCATGAGTTTATTTGGCAAGGCGTATGGGGAAAATATATCGGGCAGCATTATAAAGAACGGGCAACCCATACAGTTAAACAGTATAAAACAGGCGATTAACCACAAGATTGCCTATGTCTCGGAAAATCGCAAAAAATATGGGCTGGTACTGCCCAATGATTTGAAGTGGAATATGACGCTGGCAAGTTTGGAATCGAGATTTTCCAAACGGAATGTGATTGATGAAAATGAAGAGATCCATGCTGCCGAAGAGTATCAGAAAAAAATCAACATTAAGGCGAATTCGATCGAACAAGCAGTGGGCTCTCTTTCCGGCGGCAATCAGCAGAAAGTGGTTCTGGCAAAATGGATGTTGTCCAATCCAGACGTGCTAATGTTGGATGAACCGACGCGCGGCATTGACGTCGGCGCAAAATATGAAATATATAAGGTCATTAATTCTCTGGCGGATGAAGGAAAGGCGATTATCGTGATTTCTTCGGAGATGCCGGAATTGCTCGGTATTTGTGACAGAATCTATGTTATCAATGAAGGGGAAATTGTCGGCGAACTGGAAAAAGCGGAGTTTTCCCAGGAACGGATCATGAAGAATATTATGACGCATATTGGAAGGGAGAAAATGGCGCAATGA
- the chvE gene encoding multiple monosaccharide ABC transporter substrate-binding protein, with protein sequence MKCKKLVAVLLSCLFLVVMAGCGNSGEKPAADGAKKAGGKKIGVAMPTQSSQRWIQDGKNMKEKLEKLGYTVDLQYAEDDVQAQVSQLENMITGGANCLVVAAIDSNALVNVLAQAKSNNIPVIAYDRLLMDTDSVSYYATFDNKGVGVAIGKYIETKMGLKEGKGPYNIEFFAGSPDDNNAHFLNAGVFEVLKPYLDKGQLVCVSGQTKFDTICTLRWSQEVAQKRMEDILSGYYSTGKNLDIVVSPFDGISYGVAAALEGAGYKVGQKWPLITGQDAELMASKNIMSGKQSMTIFKDTRVLADKCVKMVQAVLEGGQPEINDTTSYNNKKKMVPSYLCTPVPVDKENIQKELIDSGYYKKTDLQ encoded by the coding sequence ATGAAATGTAAGAAACTCGTAGCGGTGCTATTATCTTGTTTGTTCTTAGTGGTCATGGCAGGGTGCGGCAATAGCGGGGAAAAACCGGCGGCCGACGGCGCGAAAAAGGCAGGCGGCAAGAAGATCGGCGTCGCAATGCCGACGCAGTCTTCACAGCGTTGGATTCAAGACGGTAAGAACATGAAGGAGAAACTGGAGAAACTCGGTTACACGGTGGACCTGCAATACGCCGAGGATGATGTGCAGGCGCAGGTATCGCAGCTCGAGAACATGATCACCGGCGGGGCAAACTGCCTGGTCGTCGCTGCGATCGACTCCAATGCATTGGTCAATGTCCTGGCACAGGCGAAAAGCAACAACATCCCTGTCATCGCGTATGACCGGCTGTTGATGGACACCGACAGCGTTTCTTATTACGCGACGTTCGACAATAAGGGCGTAGGCGTTGCCATCGGTAAATATATCGAAACCAAGATGGGTCTGAAAGAAGGCAAAGGCCCGTACAATATCGAGTTCTTTGCCGGATCGCCGGATGACAACAATGCGCATTTCCTGAACGCAGGTGTGTTCGAAGTCCTGAAGCCTTACCTGGACAAAGGCCAGCTGGTCTGCGTGTCCGGACAAACCAAGTTCGATACGATCTGTACGTTGCGTTGGTCGCAGGAAGTTGCACAAAAACGCATGGAAGACATCCTGTCCGGTTATTACAGCACCGGGAAGAACCTGGACATCGTAGTCAGCCCGTTTGACGGCATCAGCTACGGCGTTGCCGCCGCACTGGAAGGCGCAGGCTACAAAGTGGGCCAAAAATGGCCGCTTATTACCGGGCAAGATGCGGAGTTGATGGCTTCGAAGAACATCATGTCGGGCAAACAGTCGATGACGATCTTCAAAGATACGCGCGTGTTGGCTGACAAATGCGTCAAGATGGTACAGGCCGTACTCGAAGGCGGCCAGCCTGAGATAAACGACACGACTTCTTACAACAATAAGAAGAAAATGGTTCCGTCTTATCTGTGCACGCCGGTTCCTGTAGATAAAGAAAACATCCAAAAGGAACTGATCGATTCGGGTTACTATAAGAAGACCGATCTTCAATAG
- a CDS encoding aldose epimerase family protein, which produces MTVSKRLFGETKRKAVYEYTLENRNGMQVSCLDYGCAITKIVTPDRNGVFANVVLGFSDLAGYQENAIYAGVVLGRVAGRIKGAQFELEGVRYALAANDGANHLHGGEKGFHKALWDAKVLHEEDGESIEFSHISLDKEDGYPGTLQMKVRYTLTENDELIIRYRGETDKTTLLNPTNHSYFNLSGDLKDEIGQHVLTLDSSRYLELTDDLLPTGTRCDVSGSVFDFRKGRRIADGLNDKDERNRKVGSGYDHPFVLDSHNNGEIRLYDAASGRKLTIETDAPSVVLYTGNYIPEGLAVSAGKTCRYAGLCLETQGFPDAIHHEDFPSCVLTKEQVFSTMTKYAFGVEKA; this is translated from the coding sequence ATGACGGTCAGCAAACGGTTATTTGGTGAAACGAAGCGAAAAGCGGTCTATGAATATACGCTCGAGAACAGGAACGGGATGCAGGTTTCCTGTCTGGATTACGGCTGTGCGATCACTAAGATCGTGACGCCGGATCGGAACGGGGTCTTCGCGAATGTTGTCCTTGGTTTTTCGGATCTGGCCGGATACCAGGAAAACGCGATTTACGCGGGCGTCGTCCTGGGCAGGGTCGCCGGAAGGATCAAAGGGGCGCAGTTCGAACTGGAGGGTGTGCGCTACGCTCTGGCGGCCAACGATGGGGCAAACCATCTTCATGGCGGGGAAAAAGGTTTTCACAAGGCGCTCTGGGATGCGAAGGTTCTCCACGAAGAGGATGGCGAGAGCATCGAGTTTTCGCATATCAGCCTGGACAAAGAGGACGGCTATCCGGGAACGCTGCAGATGAAGGTTCGCTATACGCTGACGGAGAACGATGAGCTCATCATCCGCTACCGGGGAGAAACGGATAAGACGACGCTCTTGAATCCGACCAATCACAGCTATTTCAATCTAAGCGGCGATCTGAAAGACGAGATCGGGCAGCATGTCCTGACGCTCGACAGCAGTCGCTATCTGGAACTGACCGACGATCTCTTGCCGACGGGAACACGCTGCGACGTGTCCGGCTCGGTTTTCGATTTCAGAAAGGGTCGCAGGATCGCCGACGGCCTAAACGACAAGGATGAGCGGAACCGCAAGGTCGGCAGCGGTTATGACCATCCGTTCGTCCTCGACAGTCACAACAACGGCGAGATCAGGCTCTATGATGCGGCGAGCGGTCGCAAGCTGACGATCGAGACGGATGCGCCAAGCGTCGTGCTGTACACCGGAAACTACATCCCCGAAGGTCTGGCGGTCTCTGCCGGAAAGACGTGCCGCTATGCGGGGCTTTGCCTCGAAACGCAGGGCTTTCCGGATGCGATTCATCACGAAGATTTCCCCTCCTGTGTCCTGACGAAGGAGCAAGTCTTTTCGACAATGACGAAATATGCGTTTGGCGTAGAAAAAGCATAA
- a CDS encoding AAA family ATPase encodes MLPNPYTPGAGLIPGYLAGREEMLKKAAESIAAMAQGYPTRSVVYYGLRGVGKTVLLNKIESIAEANDVLYEHIEVSERSSFKAAIAFHVQKLMQQTSTKEQAKSFLHKTFAVLKAFQITYSPEGEIGFGLKDEIEAAVGVSDTGNFQNDLTELFVALGSLAQKNQRAVCLFIDEIQYLKEEEFEALIAAVHRCNQKGLPLALFGAGLPKVTKMAGDIKSYAERLFSFVSVDSLQEEAAWLALTEPAKVLGVSYTKDAVKKIVQVTRGYPYFIQEYGKQVWEFRTKQEISLSAVDAAYAAFEKSIDDSFFKVRYDRATPKEKTFMLAMAECEALPCTMSQIALKMESNVQSLSPVRNQLIHKGFIYSAGAGEVDFTVPQFKGYLMRRRNALE; translated from the coding sequence ATGCTGCCGAATCCTTATACGCCCGGGGCGGGGCTTATTCCGGGTTATTTAGCCGGACGCGAAGAGATGCTCAAGAAAGCTGCGGAATCGATTGCGGCCATGGCGCAGGGCTATCCTACGCGCTCGGTTGTTTATTACGGTTTGCGCGGCGTTGGCAAGACTGTTTTGTTGAATAAGATAGAGTCAATTGCCGAAGCAAACGATGTCCTTTATGAACACATCGAAGTGTCGGAACGCTCTTCCTTTAAGGCGGCGATTGCGTTTCACGTGCAGAAGCTGATGCAGCAGACCAGCACGAAGGAACAGGCGAAAAGTTTTTTACACAAGACGTTTGCGGTACTGAAAGCGTTTCAAATCACGTATTCGCCGGAGGGCGAGATCGGCTTCGGTTTAAAGGATGAAATCGAAGCGGCGGTTGGCGTATCGGATACGGGGAATTTTCAAAACGACCTGACGGAACTGTTTGTCGCGCTGGGCTCGCTGGCGCAGAAGAATCAGCGGGCGGTCTGTCTTTTTATTGATGAAATCCAGTATTTAAAAGAAGAGGAATTCGAAGCCTTGATCGCGGCCGTTCATCGCTGCAACCAAAAAGGTTTGCCGCTTGCGCTTTTTGGCGCGGGGCTGCCGAAGGTGACGAAAATGGCCGGCGATATCAAATCGTATGCGGAGCGGCTCTTCAGCTTTGTCTCGGTTGACTCGCTGCAAGAGGAAGCGGCCTGGCTGGCGCTCACGGAACCTGCCAAAGTGCTTGGCGTTTCGTATACCAAGGACGCCGTAAAGAAAATCGTCCAAGTGACGCGCGGCTATCCTTATTTCATTCAGGAATACGGCAAACAGGTCTGGGAGTTTCGCACGAAACAAGAAATCAGCCTGTCCGCTGTGGACGCCGCCTATGCGGCATTTGAAAAGAGCATTGACGACAGCTTTTTTAAGGTGCGTTACGACAGAGCCACGCCGAAAGAAAAGACGTTTATGCTGGCGATGGCCGAATGCGAGGCGCTGCCTTGCACGATGAGTCAAATTGCGCTGAAAATGGAGAGCAACGTGCAAAGTCTTTCGCCGGTTCGAAACCAGTTGATCCATAAAGGTTTTATCTATTCCGCCGGAGCGGGCGAAGTCGATTTCACCGTGCCGCAGTTTAAGGGCTATCTTATGCGCAGGCGAAACGCTTTGGAGTAG
- a CDS encoding 3-keto-5-aminohexanoate cleavage protein translates to MEKLIITIAPTGNVPTQAMTPHVPITPLEIAEDLIACYEKGAAVAHIHARDAEGAPTCERIYFAEILRLLDEAGCPIVTQISTGARGGTSGEARAEGLELRPLSGSLSTGSSNFPASVNANEPKLVEYLAKTMLEQNIKPEIEVFDAAMIHNAIRLQKEGLLKGPLLFNFVLGVKGSLPATPKNLFFLYDSLPPDAVWSVSVIGPQHVNLSVMAMALGGHVRVGIEDNIYYSKGVLATNEALVERIAAIANAMGRELAGPEDVVRIWGR, encoded by the coding sequence ATGGAAAAACTGATAATCACAATTGCGCCAACGGGGAACGTACCCACCCAAGCGATGACGCCGCATGTGCCGATAACCCCGCTTGAGATTGCGGAGGATCTTATCGCCTGCTACGAAAAAGGCGCAGCGGTTGCCCATATTCATGCGCGCGATGCAGAAGGCGCGCCCACTTGCGAGCGGATATATTTTGCGGAAATCCTGCGTTTGCTGGATGAGGCAGGTTGCCCCATCGTAACGCAAATTTCAACGGGCGCGCGCGGCGGAACGTCCGGCGAGGCGAGAGCGGAGGGACTGGAGCTGCGTCCGCTCTCAGGCAGTTTGTCCACCGGATCGTCCAATTTTCCTGCCAGCGTCAATGCGAATGAACCGAAACTGGTGGAGTATCTGGCAAAAACGATGCTGGAGCAAAACATCAAACCGGAGATTGAAGTGTTTGACGCGGCGATGATTCACAATGCGATTCGCTTGCAAAAAGAAGGACTCTTAAAAGGGCCGCTGCTCTTTAATTTCGTATTAGGCGTAAAAGGTTCATTACCGGCAACGCCGAAGAATTTATTTTTTCTATACGACAGTTTGCCGCCCGACGCCGTCTGGAGCGTTTCGGTGATTGGGCCGCAGCATGTGAATTTGTCCGTAATGGCGATGGCGCTCGGCGGACATGTGCGCGTCGGCATCGAAGACAATATCTATTACAGCAAAGGCGTGCTGGCGACCAACGAAGCCTTGGTTGAACGAATCGCGGCCATCGCGAACGCAATGGGACGCGAGCTTGCCGGGCCGGAAGACGTTGTGCGCATCTGGGGCAGATAA
- a CDS encoding aspartate aminotransferase family protein, which yields MSNVFYRAVNKELLEVDYGEGIYLYDTAGKRYIDAASGAAVSNLGHAHPVVLEAMMKQAGKVAFSHLSRWTSKPIQELADLVAEVAPGDLSKLYLVSGGSEATESALKMARQYYVERDGQSSKYRIISRWKSFHGNTLGALSMTGDGRRKKYTPLLLDFPHIAPAYCYRCPFDKKPESCGVECAQDLERCIKTEGAEYVAGFISEPVGGAACGAIVPHRNYSKIVRQICDQYDILMIDDEVMAGFGRTGSLFAIDDFEVVPDLICAAKGMSAGYSPLGAVIASQKIYDAFKQGSGVFVHGHTYGGNPLSAAVALSVVRVLIKDKIAANARTVGAYLLNRLKETLLRFPFVGDVRGKGLLLGVEIVKDKTSKEPYPLAKGMAARLTQTLAEHGVIVYPGTGNADGVNGDQFLVTPPLILTKDQADELVAAMRDAFTAFGKTI from the coding sequence ATGAGCAATGTATTTTATCGCGCCGTCAATAAAGAGCTGCTGGAAGTCGACTATGGAGAAGGCATTTATCTGTATGATACCGCAGGTAAACGCTATATCGATGCGGCTTCGGGAGCGGCTGTATCGAATCTCGGCCATGCGCATCCGGTTGTGCTGGAGGCGATGATGAAACAGGCAGGCAAAGTGGCCTTTAGCCATTTGTCGCGCTGGACATCCAAACCGATTCAGGAATTGGCGGACTTGGTAGCGGAAGTAGCGCCGGGCGATCTGAGCAAGTTGTATCTGGTGTCGGGCGGGTCGGAAGCGACCGAGTCGGCGCTGAAAATGGCGCGTCAGTACTACGTGGAGCGCGACGGGCAAAGCTCAAAATACAGAATCATTTCACGCTGGAAAAGTTTTCACGGTAACACGCTCGGCGCGCTGTCGATGACGGGCGATGGACGCCGTAAAAAATATACGCCGCTGCTGCTCGACTTTCCGCATATTGCGCCAGCCTACTGTTACCGTTGTCCGTTTGACAAGAAGCCGGAAAGCTGTGGCGTCGAGTGCGCGCAGGATTTGGAGCGCTGCATCAAGACGGAAGGCGCGGAGTACGTCGCGGGGTTTATCAGTGAACCGGTAGGCGGAGCCGCGTGCGGCGCGATTGTGCCGCATCGAAATTACAGCAAAATCGTGCGTCAAATTTGCGACCAATACGACATCCTGATGATTGACGATGAAGTGATGGCGGGTTTTGGCCGCACCGGCTCGCTGTTTGCGATCGATGATTTTGAGGTCGTGCCGGATTTGATCTGCGCGGCCAAAGGGATGAGCGCAGGCTATTCGCCGCTGGGAGCGGTCATTGCTTCGCAAAAGATTTATGATGCCTTTAAACAAGGCTCGGGCGTTTTTGTGCACGGGCATACCTACGGCGGCAATCCCCTGTCCGCCGCGGTGGCGTTGTCGGTTGTTCGGGTGTTGATCAAAGATAAGATTGCGGCAAATGCCCGCACTGTCGGCGCGTATCTGCTGAACCGGCTGAAAGAAACGTTGCTGCGGTTCCCGTTTGTCGGCGATGTGCGCGGCAAAGGGCTGCTGCTCGGCGTGGAAATCGTCAAAGACAAAACAAGCAAGGAACCCTATCCGCTGGCCAAGGGGATGGCGGCGCGCCTTACGCAGACTCTGGCGGAACATGGCGTGATCGTATATCCCGGCACGGGAAATGCGGACGGCGTGAACGGCGATCAGTTTCTTGTAACGCCGCCGCTGATTCTTACGAAAGACCAGGCGGATGAATTAGTCGCGGCCATGCGGGACGCTTTTACTGCGTTTGGCAAAACGATTTAA
- a CDS encoding LysR family transcriptional regulator, whose protein sequence is MELRQLQIFCASAQTLNFTKAGAKLGYAQSNITSQIRQLEDELQIKLFERLGRGIQLTSEGKSFLQNAEKILQLCERAKEEFSPDVYRGTIQIGAAETLCVYRLPQILTTYRKQHPLVEIRIHTESCETLSARLKSNDIDAALVLTDQISAPDFIVNTLHEERMAIVASPLHKLAAKETILPQDFSGASLILTSPGCGYRPLILSMLKEYDVKPSSIMELSSVGAIKECTICNLGLSILPKIAVQNELARGQLVELHWGGPAFPVKTQLLYHREKWLTPALRAFLDLCRSL, encoded by the coding sequence ATGGAATTACGTCAGTTGCAAATTTTCTGCGCCTCGGCCCAGACGCTTAACTTTACCAAGGCCGGTGCAAAGCTGGGCTATGCGCAGTCAAACATCACCAGCCAAATCCGGCAGCTGGAGGACGAACTGCAAATAAAATTGTTCGAACGTCTGGGGCGCGGCATCCAACTGACAAGCGAAGGCAAAAGCTTTCTGCAAAATGCCGAAAAAATTTTGCAGTTATGCGAACGCGCCAAAGAAGAATTTTCACCCGACGTCTATCGGGGTACGATCCAGATTGGCGCTGCCGAAACGCTCTGCGTCTATCGCCTGCCGCAGATTTTAACAACCTATCGCAAACAACATCCGCTAGTCGAAATCCGCATCCATACCGAAAGTTGCGAAACGCTTTCTGCACGGCTTAAAAGCAATGATATCGATGCCGCCTTGGTCTTGACCGATCAAATCAGCGCTCCCGATTTCATCGTGAACACGCTGCACGAAGAACGCATGGCCATTGTCGCAAGCCCCTTGCACAAGCTGGCCGCGAAAGAAACCATTTTGCCTCAGGATTTTTCCGGCGCGTCTTTGATCCTCACTTCGCCCGGCTGCGGCTACCGGCCCTTAATTCTTTCCATGCTCAAAGAATATGACGTGAAACCAAGCTCGATCATGGAACTCTCCAGTGTCGGCGCGATCAAAGAGTGTACGATTTGCAACCTCGGCCTTTCCATCCTGCCAAAAATCGCCGTCCAAAACGAATTGGCACGCGGACAGTTGGTCGAACTCCACTGGGGCGGCCCTGCCTTCCCGGTGAAAACGCAACTGCTCTACCATCGCGAAAAATGGCTCACGCCCGCACTGCGCGCTTTTTTAGACCTCTGCCGCAGTCTATAA
- a CDS encoding CPBP family intramembrane glutamic endopeptidase: MKQETRRIVLWRPLFKSKMKNRTIPVFAAKERADKNMMSKGQSEEYSYTKGDVFIVAIINIFLGIGTDIFFNTQLIRFFMYAASISAYLMIINQRKCIDNAYKESYKEWIEKNIGVFRTKIFLKVLVAMSIYVSVTAWLCVEFAKEFPPEVIQFTSKNGYIQSMLMILRNIACEAGVFLILFNSLQSYSKRWAYIICSLFFASIHTGVPAVYYIGLSFFVNWFYDKFKRFSIAVFIHTIASFMLYLMCFLFSRI; encoded by the coding sequence TTGAAGCAGGAAACGAGACGAATCGTTCTTTGGCGTCCCTTATTTAAATCTAAAATGAAAAATCGAACCATCCCCGTGTTTGCAGCAAAAGAAAGGGCAGATAAAAACATGATGAGTAAAGGTCAGAGTGAAGAGTATTCTTATACAAAAGGAGATGTTTTTATTGTTGCCATCATAAATATATTTTTAGGGATTGGTACAGACATATTTTTTAATACACAGTTGATAAGATTTTTTATGTACGCGGCAAGCATAAGTGCTTATTTAATGATTATTAACCAAAGAAAATGTATAGATAACGCTTACAAAGAGTCTTATAAAGAATGGATTGAAAAAAATATAGGTGTTTTTAGAACTAAGATTTTTTTAAAAGTATTAGTGGCAATGTCTATTTATGTTAGTGTAACCGCGTGGCTATGTGTGGAGTTTGCTAAAGAGTTTCCACCTGAGGTGATTCAATTTACAAGTAAAAATGGATATATACAAAGTATGTTGATGATTTTAAGAAATATAGCCTGTGAAGCAGGTGTTTTTCTTATTCTATTTAATTCTTTACAGTCTTATAGCAAGAGATGGGCATATATAATATGTTCACTGTTCTTTGCGTCAATCCACACCGGTGTTCCAGCGGTGTATTATATTGGATTATCTTTTTTTGTGAATTGGTTTTATGATAAATTCAAACGATTTAGTATAGCTGTTTTCATACATACCATAGCATCATTTATGCTTTATTTGATGTGTTTTTTATTCAGTAGAATATAA